The segment aaaaattagtgatCATTGGCGCCCATAATGGTCAAGTAGATTTAAGAAAACACAGAATGCATTAGCAAACACCACATGAAATATACACTATCGAGCATTGCTAAGTATTAAACCTTATTGTCTAATCCCAATTAACTCAATACAAAAAAATGAAGCTGGAACCAAATCTCTGTAGTCAGACTCTGtaaacataaaaataagatGAGTCATCTAAACCTATAACATAATCCACATATATGATGCAAGGGATGAAAAAAGATGAGCTCCTACTGACCTTTTTCATCTGCTTCTAGCATTCTTTCAGAGTTCAAAATTGGAAGGCTAATTCATTTCTCAGAAGCCCAGaacttttgatgatatattcatCAGAGGTTCTAAAGCACTTGGTGCAAATTTTCTTGCAAAAAGATAACATACTGAAGAGGGCTGGTTATTGTATGTGCATTCTTGACCTTTGAAAACTTTCTGGAAAAATTCTTCTGTGATATCATCTCTTCCGAATGTGGCTGGATGAGGTCCACCCCTTGACCAGTCTGTCCAAGTGAGGCTTCTGTTTGCTAAGAGATTTGGCGCTTGAATAGCTAGCATCGTGGGAAAATAGTGTTCATCCACATAGCATGCTGGTCGACAGAACTgttcaaattttggataaaatgtaGTATCTTCCACAATGTTGACTGCAACCTTTCGGTTAACTTCAAACCACTGGGATCCTTTACGCCATTGGGTAATGTTCACCACGGGAGCCATGTTCTCATTATAACGTCCTCTACCATATGGTCCAGGGTCATCATATACACCCATGAAACTATATTTGGATCTCATTATGTAGTGGTAGATGATGGAGAAGTTATATAGAGGAATGCAGGATTCTGAGAGGAGTATGAACCATTCATTGGAGATATCAAGCAATGCATTGGCAATTAGTCTTCTCTCTGCATCACACATGCTCATTCTTCCCCATTCAGAGATCTGAAAAGCAG is part of the Mangifera indica cultivar Alphonso chromosome 13, CATAS_Mindica_2.1, whole genome shotgun sequence genome and harbors:
- the LOC123195077 gene encoding glycosyltransferase BC10; amino-acid sequence: MPTRVVPLEEGKDPSLINKTNQSRVLPLRLFQLFGLFLSLCIALTFISVYTVRLFGVQSAVTTVKSNFEGCFEKENPNGLDHWIKPPSNLMHTMTDKELLWRASFVPRVKKYPFKRVPKIAFMFLTKGPLPLGPLWEKFLKEHEGLYSIYVHALPTYEGKYPSSSIFNGRQIPSQISEWGRMSMCDAERRLIANALLDISNEWFILLSESCIPLYNFSIIYHYIMRSKYSFMGVYDDPGPYGRGRYNENMAPVVNITQWRKGSQWFEVNRKVAVNIVEDTTFYPKFEQFCRPACYVDEHYFPTMLAIQAPNLLANRSLTWTDWSRGGPHPATFGRDDITEEFFQKVFKGQECTYNNQPSSVCYLFARKFAPSALEPLMNISSKVLGF